One genomic segment of Propionispora vibrioides includes these proteins:
- a CDS encoding isochorismatase family cysteine hydrolase — protein sequence MQNQTNNAALLVMDMQNGIVSRLGENTNVLVQVQKAIETARKNQIPVIFVRVGFSEGYPEVSPQNKSFSLLPKYGGMTVSDEATQIHETIHPLPNEPVVTKYRVSAFAGSNLEIILRSQQIDTLVLSGIATSGVILSTLREAADKDYILTVLSDACFDPDPEVHRVLTEKVFPRQAAVLTVNDWTNSLTSN from the coding sequence ATGCAAAACCAAACTAATAACGCCGCACTACTGGTAATGGATATGCAAAACGGTATTGTATCACGCCTCGGCGAAAATACGAACGTATTGGTTCAAGTTCAAAAAGCGATTGAAACTGCACGAAAAAATCAAATTCCGGTTATTTTTGTCAGAGTCGGCTTTAGCGAAGGTTATCCCGAAGTCAGTCCCCAAAACAAGTCATTTTCACTACTGCCTAAATACGGTGGAATGACGGTATCTGATGAAGCAACGCAAATTCATGAAACAATTCATCCCCTGCCAAATGAACCTGTTGTGACCAAGTACCGCGTCAGTGCCTTCGCAGGCAGCAATCTTGAAATCATTCTGCGCTCACAACAAATTGATACGCTTGTTCTCAGTGGTATAGCTACAAGCGGTGTAATACTATCCACTTTACGGGAAGCAGCGGATAAAGATTATATTCTTACCGTTCTTTCCGATGCATGTTTTGATCCCGATCCTGAAGTCCACCGCGTGCTCACTGAAAAAGTGTTTCCCCGTCAGGCGGCTGTACTTACGGTCAACGATTGGACCAACAGCTTAACTTCCAATTAA
- a CDS encoding MFS transporter yields MSSRDTFSWRFVAPLYMGSTLNPINSSIIATALVPIAAALHVSVAQTTLLVTSLYLASSIAQPTAGKLSEEFGPRRVFLTGILLVLIGGIIGGLGHNLIMLIVARVFIGIGTSTAYPSAMLLIRRQADSAGLSEPPGHVLGALQIAGVATAAVGLPIGGVLVDAWGWRTTFLVNIPFALIALVMAALWIPRDVPIQGMKTAREIASRIDAPGITGFAATTTALLVFLFSLPNLLWTALGLSVVLGVFTIGWELRVKHPFLDVRMLASNPALTRTYTRFMLMTLCMYTVLYGITAWIGSTHVVSSLEVGLLLLPMSVLSAFVVGPISKRNLVRGPLIVSAASSTVASIGVLFLTASSSMIWLLIITLIFGITMGTMVSGNQTALYTQVTASQIGTASGLFRTFGYIGSIASSAIIGIAFHTVVSDSGMHAIALTMITVSVVALFITITDRQL; encoded by the coding sequence ATGTCAAGCAGGGACACCTTCTCATGGAGATTCGTTGCACCGCTATACATGGGATCTACGCTAAATCCGATCAATAGCTCCATAATCGCCACCGCATTAGTACCGATCGCTGCAGCCCTTCATGTTTCTGTAGCTCAAACCACCCTGTTAGTTACGTCACTTTATCTGGCAAGTTCGATTGCTCAGCCTACTGCCGGAAAACTTTCAGAAGAGTTCGGACCCCGCCGGGTATTCCTGACGGGAATTCTCCTGGTGCTGATTGGAGGCATAATCGGAGGCCTGGGACACAACTTAATCATGTTAATCGTGGCTCGTGTCTTTATTGGCATCGGAACTTCAACCGCTTATCCATCGGCCATGCTCCTTATTCGCCGGCAGGCTGACTCGGCCGGACTGTCTGAACCGCCCGGTCATGTATTAGGGGCTCTGCAGATCGCCGGAGTGGCGACGGCTGCGGTGGGGCTCCCCATTGGCGGGGTACTCGTGGATGCCTGGGGCTGGCGTACGACATTCCTGGTTAATATACCCTTTGCACTCATTGCATTGGTCATGGCCGCGCTGTGGATTCCACGGGACGTGCCCATCCAGGGGATGAAGACAGCCCGGGAAATAGCATCACGCATCGACGCTCCTGGCATCACCGGATTCGCTGCGACCACAACTGCCTTGCTGGTATTTCTGTTCTCATTGCCTAATCTATTATGGACAGCCCTCGGTTTATCCGTAGTTTTGGGCGTTTTTACGATTGGGTGGGAACTCAGAGTAAAACATCCCTTCCTTGATGTACGTATGCTCGCCTCAAATCCAGCGCTTACCCGTACCTACACACGTTTCATGTTAATGACGCTATGTATGTATACGGTGTTGTACGGTATCACTGCCTGGATTGGATCAACACATGTTGTCTCCTCTCTAGAGGTAGGGTTACTTCTCCTTCCTATGAGCGTACTTTCTGCGTTTGTGGTAGGGCCCATTTCGAAACGGAATCTGGTACGTGGCCCGTTAATCGTGTCTGCAGCCTCATCCACTGTTGCATCGATTGGAGTATTATTTCTTACCGCCAGTTCGTCAATGATTTGGCTACTGATTATTACCCTTATCTTCGGTATCACTATGGGAACAATGGTTAGCGGTAACCAAACAGCGCTATATACGCAGGTTACCGCTAGCCAGATTGGTACCGCTTCCGGGCTGTTCCGCACCTTCGGGTACATCGGTTCTATCGCTTCTTCAGCCATAATCGGCATAGCATTCCATACAGTGGTTTCAGATAGTGGCATGCATGCTATTGCCCTCACCATGATAACGGTCAGTGTCGTGGCGCTGTTCATTACTATCACTGACCGCCAGCTCTGA
- a CDS encoding flavodoxin family protein, producing MNIIGIIASPRKTGNTAWIVNKILEGAKEQGAETQAWYFSDLDIKPCRGCWGCHQGDQGCVIKDDMQKLNDAIDQANAIVFGSPIYMMQMSAQAKIFIDRLFARYSPRYSPYFKEESAAQKRLILTFNQGNPDSGLFQSYIDYTRHMFELLEFAVTEVPVVTGMRNGPAQERKDLHTVLKDIGSSLVAERSPE from the coding sequence ATGAACATTATCGGAATTATCGCAAGTCCGCGGAAAACAGGCAATACCGCCTGGATAGTAAATAAAATACTCGAAGGTGCGAAAGAACAGGGTGCCGAAACGCAAGCCTGGTATTTTAGCGATCTTGATATTAAACCGTGCCGGGGTTGCTGGGGCTGCCACCAAGGCGATCAGGGCTGTGTTATCAAGGACGATATGCAGAAACTTAATGATGCGATTGATCAGGCCAATGCTATTGTTTTCGGCTCGCCGATTTACATGATGCAGATGAGTGCCCAGGCGAAGATCTTCATCGACAGGCTGTTTGCGCGATACTCGCCGCGATACTCGCCGTATTTCAAAGAAGAAAGTGCCGCGCAAAAAAGGCTGATTCTCACGTTTAATCAGGGTAATCCTGATTCCGGCCTGTTCCAGTCGTATATTGATTATACGAGACACATGTTTGAGCTGCTGGAATTTGCTGTGACAGAGGTACCTGTCGTTACCGGTATGCGAAATGGACCGGCGCAGGAAAGAAAAGATCTGCACACTGTCTTGAAGGATATCGGTTCGTCGCTGGTTGCGGAACGATCCCCGGAATAA
- a CDS encoding flavodoxin family protein → MKLIALCGSARKHGNTSAMLHQVMAGAESVDAETELINLFDLNYKGCTGCCACKLKNSKAYGHCVVDDELKPLLRRIEESDVIVLGSPVYYGNLSGQMRSFTDRLLFQYLDYGGTSTGPKPKNFKTALIATMNVNDEIYVERGFKDTLTNFAGIMGRTLGSCELLTLTNTVLFDDYSKYVYLMPDKEEKANRVEKIAAEDLQKAFDLGVRLIKS, encoded by the coding sequence ATGAAACTCATCGCTTTATGTGGTAGTGCAAGAAAGCATGGCAATACCTCAGCCATGTTGCACCAAGTCATGGCTGGCGCAGAATCAGTGGATGCGGAAACTGAATTGATCAATCTCTTTGATTTAAACTATAAGGGCTGTACCGGTTGCTGTGCTTGTAAATTGAAGAATAGTAAAGCTTATGGACACTGTGTGGTAGATGATGAACTTAAACCGCTTCTCCGGCGTATTGAGGAGTCCGATGTTATTGTGCTCGGTTCGCCTGTTTATTATGGAAATCTATCAGGGCAAATGCGTTCATTTACAGACAGATTGCTGTTTCAATATCTTGATTACGGTGGTACGTCTACAGGCCCTAAACCCAAAAACTTTAAAACCGCTTTGATTGCAACCATGAATGTTAATGATGAAATTTATGTTGAGAGAGGGTTTAAGGATACCTTAACTAATTTTGCGGGAATTATGGGCCGCACATTGGGTAGTTGTGAACTGCTGACGTTAACAAATACTGTTCTATTTGACGATTATTCAAAGTACGTGTATCTGATGCCGGATAAAGAAGAAAAAGCTAATCGTGTCGAAAAAATAGCGGCCGAGGATTTGCAAAAAGCATTTGATCTGGGAGTCAGACTTATTAAATCGTAA
- a CDS encoding sensor histidine kinase, whose product MDKGKLLKFVFRAVLLLAVYVGCIGGAFFLTSHVFTVAIQNLSPVFIQIINSLLGLLGAILLFCLFQMKHIAQIKQAMAAITVALEKISRGDFTSRVHVGFHATEEVEDLINNINKMALELNQLEKMRQDFISNVSHEIQSPLTSIRGFAQALRNNQLSSEDRLRFLSIIETESIRLSELSDNMLKLASLEAENSEITPVAYRLDKQIKNIILACEPQWTQKKIEMEGFLDQLEITADESLMSQVWINLIHNSIKFTPESGTVWVELHRQGENAVCRISDTGIGMTEQDRLHIFERFYKADKARNRSQQGNGLGLSIVKKIIDMHRGHIHVESSLGAGTTFTVTLPL is encoded by the coding sequence ATGGATAAAGGAAAACTTCTGAAATTTGTTTTCCGGGCCGTCCTGTTGCTGGCAGTATATGTAGGCTGTATTGGCGGGGCCTTTTTCTTAACTTCCCATGTATTTACCGTTGCCATACAGAACCTGTCTCCTGTATTTATTCAGATCATCAACTCACTGCTCGGCCTATTGGGGGCGATCCTGCTTTTTTGCTTATTCCAGATGAAACATATAGCGCAAATCAAGCAAGCCATGGCCGCAATTACAGTGGCTCTTGAAAAAATTTCACGCGGCGATTTTACGAGCCGCGTACACGTAGGCTTTCATGCAACTGAAGAGGTTGAAGATCTGATTAACAACATAAATAAGATGGCATTGGAGCTAAACCAGCTGGAGAAAATGCGGCAAGATTTCATTTCTAACGTGTCCCATGAGATTCAATCGCCCTTGACCTCCATCAGGGGTTTTGCTCAGGCCCTGCGCAATAATCAATTAAGTTCTGAGGATCGTTTGCGTTTTTTAAGTATCATTGAAACTGAAAGCATACGGCTGTCGGAGCTGAGTGACAATATGCTTAAACTGGCTTCGCTCGAAGCGGAAAACAGCGAGATTACACCTGTCGCTTATCGTTTGGATAAACAGATAAAAAATATTATCCTGGCCTGCGAACCCCAATGGACGCAGAAAAAAATAGAAATGGAAGGATTCCTGGATCAGTTGGAGATAACAGCAGACGAAAGCCTGATGAGCCAGGTATGGATCAATCTCATCCATAATAGTATCAAATTTACTCCCGAGAGTGGGACTGTTTGGGTGGAGTTGCACCGGCAAGGTGAAAATGCAGTCTGCCGAATCTCCGATACAGGTATTGGCATGACTGAACAAGACCGGCTTCATATATTTGAGCGCTTCTACAAAGCGGATAAAGCCAGGAATCGATCTCAGCAGGGCAACGGATTGGGACTTTCCATTGTTAAAAAGATCATTGATATGCACCGTGGTCATATTCATGTTGAGAGCAGTTTAGGAGCAGGGACAACTTTTACTGTAACCTTACCACTTTGA
- a CDS encoding response regulator transcription factor, protein MGNILIVDDDLHIRELIKVFLSKEGFAVYEAADGVEALAKLETVKVDMVILDIMMPNMDGWQLCRELRESYDIPLLMITAKGETSQKIKGFELGTDDYLVKPFDPLELVARVKALLKRYQIVASQLVQIGKLSMNRKTYEVTVGSENVTLPLKEFELLYKLASYPGRTISREQLIEDIWGYDFEGNERTLDVHINRLRERFPEEQCDFKIRTIRGLGYRLEV, encoded by the coding sequence ATGGGAAACATTTTGATCGTAGATGATGACCTGCATATTAGAGAATTGATAAAAGTGTTTTTGAGCAAGGAAGGCTTTGCGGTATATGAGGCTGCCGATGGTGTGGAAGCTCTGGCAAAGCTTGAAACAGTAAAAGTGGATATGGTTATTCTTGATATCATGATGCCCAACATGGACGGCTGGCAGTTGTGCCGCGAACTGCGGGAGAGTTATGATATTCCGTTGCTTATGATAACGGCTAAAGGAGAAACAAGTCAAAAAATTAAAGGGTTCGAACTCGGAACGGATGATTACCTGGTTAAGCCTTTTGATCCTTTGGAGTTGGTGGCTAGAGTCAAGGCATTATTGAAGCGCTATCAAATTGTAGCATCCCAGCTCGTTCAGATTGGAAAATTGTCGATGAACCGCAAAACCTATGAAGTAACTGTTGGCAGCGAGAATGTAACCCTTCCTCTCAAGGAATTCGAGTTGCTATACAAATTAGCCAGCTATCCGGGGCGGACAATTTCCCGGGAGCAGTTGATCGAGGATATTTGGGGTTATGATTTTGAAGGAAACGAACGGACGCTGGACGTCCATATTAACCGGTTGCGCGAACGTTTTCCGGAAGAACAGTGTGACTTTAAAATCAGGACTATCCGGGGACTTGGCTATCGTTTGGAGGTGTAA